The Desulfatiglans sp. genome includes the window CATGCGGGTATAGTTACAATATCTGTCAGGGTCGAGTTTCCCTGCTTTTATTGCCTCCTGCACTGCACAGCCCGGCTCAGATTCATGTGTGCAGTTTCTGAATTTGCAATCAAGGCTAAGCTCTTCAATATCGTTAAATGCCTCTTCTATTTCCTCTTCAACCATCCAGGGCTGAAATTCCCTCATGCCAGGTGTATCTATCACAATCCCACCTTCAGAAAGGAGCATAAGCTCCCTTGAGGTGGTTGTATGCCTTCCCTTTTGATCGCTTTCACGGACAGGGTTTACCCTCTGCCTCTCCATGCCGAAAAGCCTGTTTATTATGGTTGATTTACCCACGCCTGATGACCCGATAAAGACTATTGTCTTACCGGCCTGTATGTGCGCGGATAGGTCCAAAATTCCTGAATTTGTGAGGCCGCACACAGGTATAACAGACACACCAAAAATGACTTTGTTTATCTGATCCAGATATTCCTCTGGGTCAGGCACAAGATCGGTTTTGTTAAGAACAACCACCGGGGTTATCCCACTATTATATACAGTGGTCAGGTAACGCTCAATACGGCGCACACTGAAATCATTATCAAGTGCGTTTATCAGAAAACAGGTATCTATGTTTGCCGCTAGTATCTGCTCAGTAATCTTGCCCTGGATCTCAGACTTTCTACCGGACACCCCCTTTCTGGATAAAGAGTTTTTTCTTTCAAGAAGCCCGTGGATTATTGCCCTGTTTTTCTCCTTATAGGTTCTTATTGTCACCCAGTCTCCAACTGCAGGGAGCCCTCCACCATCTTTAGCAGCATGCTGCATCCTGCCTGACATCTCTGCGAGAAAT containing:
- the rsgA gene encoding ribosome small subunit-dependent GTPase A: MKLEDLGWDDHFRTQFSNQETEQGVLPARVSQGHRGGFYSVLCEEGEFLAEMSGRMQHAAKDGGGLPAVGDWVTIRTYKEKNRAIIHGLLERKNSLSRKGVSGRKSEIQGKITEQILAANIDTCFLINALDNDFSVRRIERYLTTVYNSGITPVVVLNKTDLVPDPEEYLDQINKVIFGVSVIPVCGLTNSGILDLSAHIQAGKTIVFIGSSGVGKSTIINRLFGMERQRVNPVRESDQKGRHTTTSRELMLLSEGGIVIDTPGMREFQPWMVEEEIEEAFNDIEELSLDCKFRNCTHESEPGCAVQEAIKAGKLDPDRYCNYTRMRREARFIEERTNLGTQQTERKRWKAITKLQKQIKKDW